The following is a genomic window from Variovorax paradoxus.
CTGCGCACAGGCTGTTCAGCTGCACAGCGCGCACGCCGTTCGCATTGAGCTTCTCGCACTGGTCTTTCATGAGCGCGATCAGCGGCGATACGACCACGGTCTGCCCGGACGCGAGAACCGCGGGCACCTGGTAGCAAAGCGATTTGCCGGCGCCCGTGGGCATGACGGCGAGCGTCGATTCGCCTGCGACCACCCTGTCGATCACGCTGCGCTGCCCGGGGCGCAGGCGCTCGTGGCCGAACACTTCGTGAAGCACCCGGTCCACGCCGGCTTCTGCCGTCGGCGCAGCCCGCTTCTTGCGGACGGAGGGCCGTTCGGGTTTTTCTTGCTGCGTGGTCTTCTCCAGTTTGCTTCTCCTCTGTTGCATGGCCGGCCGCCAATCTGCCTGCCGCGCGGCAGCCTCCTTGTGAGAGCGCGCCCACGCGGCGTGTCGGCGCGGCGCGCTGACTGCATGGCGGCACAAATTGCCGCAAATGCTGCGGACGTGCGCTGGTCCTCTGGCCGGGCCGATGCGCGCACACGCGGGCATGGCCGTTGCCCTGCACAGGAGCCGCGCCACCTCGGCGTTCACTCGACAAGAAGAGAGCCACCTTGAACACAGCCGTACCGCCTTCGCAAGAACGCAGCGAGCCGCAGCCGCCCTCCGCCAAGCCACTGTTCCGCTCGTTCTGGATGGGAGGCTTCGAAGGTGCCGACCATGTGAACAGCCGCGGCGAACAGGTGCTGATGAACCGCAGCAATCGTCATTGGGAGCGGCTCGAAGAGGATTACGCCCAGCTCGCGCGCTTCGGCATTCGCACCATCCGCGAGAGCATCGGCTGGCGCGCAAGCGCCGCGGCAGGGCCCGGCGCCGAAATGGCGCGCCTCGCACGCACCGCAGAGGCCGCCCGCAAGTTCGGCCTGCAGGTCATCTGGACGATTCACCACTACGGTGTGCCCGACGGCGTGGACATGTTTTCGCGCGACTTTCCCGCGCGCCTCGCCGGCTTCTGCGACCAGGTTGCGCGCGCCTTGCAAGACAGCAGCGATGGCGAGCCGCTTTTCTTCCAGCCCGTCAACGAGATCTCCTTCCTGAGCTGGGCCGCCAGCAGCACGCCGCTGATCCATCCGTTCCAGGCCGGCTCGCCCGAACGCGGCTACGAGCTCAAGTGCAACCTTGCGCGCGCCGCGTTGCAGGCCTGCGATGCGCTATGGGCCACCTGCCCGGATGCGCGCATCGTGCACACCGATCCCATCATCCACATCGTGCCCACGGGCGACCAGCCCGAATGGGCCGAGGAGGTGCGCGCGCTTTCCGCCGCGCAATACCAGGCCTGGGACATGCTCTGCGGCCGGCTCGAACCGGGCCTGGGCGGCGCGCCGCGCTACCTGGATGTTCTGGGCCTCAACTACTACCACAACAACCAGTGGGAGCACCCGACCAACGAGCGCCTCCACTGGCACCTGCGCGATGCGCGCCGCCGCGATCCCGTGGCCATGGTGGCCGAGGTGTGCGAGCGCTACGGCCGCCCCGTGTTCATCGCAGAGACGGGCCATGTCGGCGATGGGCGCGCGCAGTGGATCGACGAAGTGGGCTCGCTGGCCATGCGCTGCAAGACGGCCGGAGTACCGCTCCAAGGCATCTGCCTGTACCCCCTCATCGACCGCCCCGACTGGGAAGACGCCCGCGCCTGGCACCGCAGCGGCCTGTGGGACATGGACGAACGCACGGGCGCGCGAACCCTTCACCGCCCGTCGGCGCGCCGCCTGGAGCACTGGCAGGCGCTTCTGGCCGGCACCGAGGCACCTCCTTCTTCATCGCCTTCAACTCCAGGAAAGCCCATGACCCACCTGATCGTCTTCTCCCACCTGCGCTGGAACTTTGTCTACCAGCGCCCGCAGCAGCTGCTTTCTCGGCTGGCGCACCGCTTCCCCGTGGTGTTCGTCGAAGAGCCGATGCCGGGCGCAGCGCAGCCGGTGCTCGAAATGCTGTCGCCCTGCGAAGGCGTGGTGGTGCTGCGCCCCCACCTCACCGCGAGTGCGCCGGGCTTTCACGACGACCACATTACGCAACTGCAGGATCTGCTTGCCGAATACCTGGGCGAAGCGGCCATCGACGACTACTGGCTGTGGTTCTACACGCCCATGGCCATGCCGCTGGCCGCGGGGCTCTCGCCAGCCGGCGTGGTGTACGACTGCATGGACGAGCTCTCCGCATTTCGCCACGCGCCGCGCCAGCTGCTGCAGCGCGAGAGCGCCCTGCTGCAGGCGGCCGACCTGGTGTTTACCGGAGGCCAGAGCCTGTACGAGTCGAAGCGCGAGCGGCACCCCGGCGTGCATTGCTTTCCGAGCAGCGTCGACGCGGCCCACTTCGCACGCGCGCCCGGCGACCACCGGGAGCATGAGGCCCAGGCCGGCATCGGCCGCCCGCGGCTGGGCTATTGCGGCGTGATCGACGAGCGCATCGACCTGGACATTCTTGCCGCGCTGGCCGACGCGAATGCCGAATGGCAGATCGTGGCCGTCGGCCCGGTGGTGAAGATAGACCCCGCCACGCTGCCGCAGCGGCCCAACATCCACTGGCTCGGCCAGCGCGGGTACGGCGAACTGCCGGCGCTGATCGGCGGCTGGGACGTGTGCCTGATGCCCTTTGCGCTGAACGAGGCCACGCGCTACATCAGCCCCACCAAGACGCTCGAGTACATGGCTGCGGGCCGCCCCGTGGTCAGCACGCCGATCCACGACGTGGTCGGCCCGTATGCGGGCGTGGTGGCCATAGCCGACGGCAGCACAGCCTTCGTCGAAGCATGCGAAGCCGTGCTCACGCGCGCCCCTGAAGAACAGGCACGGCGGGCCGCCGCGTGCGAGGCGATCGTGCGGGCCACCTCTTGGGACCGTACCGCCGACGAGATGGCGTCGCTGATCGAGAAGGAAGACGAAAAAAAGCGCACGAGGCAAGCGCCGCCGCAGGCGCACGGCACCAGCAGCAACAACACGCTCGCGCCCCTCACGCTGGCACCGGCCGCAAACGAGCAGGCCGACGGAATGGCCGATGCGTATGCCACCGTGATCCTGGGCGCCGGCCCCACGGGCCTGGCCGCCGCACTGCACGCAGGCCGTGGCAGCCTGCTGGTCGAACAGAACGCAACCGTCGGCGGATGGTGCCGCTCGGTCGAGGACAAGGGCTTCACCTTCGACTACGCCGGGCACATCATGTTCTCCAACGATCCGTACGTGCTCGATTTGTACAAGCGCCTGCTCGGCGACAACGTGCACTGGCAAGACCGCGAAGCCTGGATCTACAGCAAGTCGGTCTATACGCGCTATCCCTTCCAGTCGGCGCTGCACGGCCTGCCGCCGCCGGTGCTCAAGGAATGCCTGATCGGCGCCATCGAGGCACGTTTCGGCAGCATCGGCAAGCCGGAGCTGCGCGTTTCGCCCACCGGCCCTTCGCGCGCGGCGGCGCCACCCGCCGCGCTGGAGAGCCCTGCGCCAGCCGTGCCGCATGCGGCCGCGCCCGCCACACCGCCTCGCAACTTCGAGGAGTTCATCTACAAGGTCTGGGGCGAAGGCGTGGCCAAGCACTTTGCCATTCCGTACAACCGCAAGCTATGGGCCGTGCCGCTCAGCGAGATGGAAACCTCCTGGCTCGGCGGACGCGTGCCGCTGCCCGACCTGGAAGAAATGATCGAGGGCGCGCTGCAACCGGTGCGCAAGCCCGTCGGCCCCAACGCACGCTTCGGCTACCCGCTGCGCGGCGGCTTCCAGGCGCTGATGAACGGCTTCCTGCCGCTGCTCGAAGGAGAGTTGGCGCTTGGCACGCGGGTGACCGCCGTGTCGCCCTCGCGCAAGACGGTGACTTTCGACAACGGCCGTACCGTGTCGTTCAACACGCTGATCAGCACCATGCCGCTGCCCCGGCTGGTGGAGGCCATCGGCGCGGAGGCGCCGGCGTTCGTGCGCGAGGCCGCCCGCCACCTGCGCCATGTGTCGGTACGCTGCGTCAACCTGGGCGTGGCGCGCGAAAACATCACCGACAAGCACTGGATCTACTACCCCGAGGACACGGTGTTCCACCGCATCTTCGTGCAGGGCAACGCCAGCCCGCACTGCAACGCGCCGGGCGGTTTCGGCCTGACCTGCGAGATCACCTATTCGCCGCTGAAGCCGCTGCCGGCCGAGGGCGATGCGCTGGTGCGCCTCTGCTTCGACGACTGCGTGCGCGTGGGGCTGCTGCGGCCCGACGACCAGCTTCTTGCCGCGAACGAAGTAGACATGCCTTGCGCCTATGTGGTGTACGACCACGCGCGCGCGGCGCATGTGCAAGCCATTCGCAACTGGCTGGCCGAAGCCGACATCCTGCTGGCGGGCCGCTACAGCGAATGGGAGTACTACAACTCCGACCACGCCTTCGTGGCCGGGCGCAAGGCGGCGGAAGCGGCGCTTGGCCTGAATGCCAACCCGGCGCCACCGGCCGTGGCGGTGGCAGCCTGAACGCCGCGGCCACAACCGGCGCCTCCCCGCTGCCGGGCCGGCCCATCGCTTTCCTGTGGCACTACGTACAGCGCCGGCGGGGGGCTTTCGGCGCGCTGCTCGCGCTGATCGTTGCCGCCGCCGCATGCTCGGTGGGCGTGCAGTACGGCATGAAGCTGATCGTCGACACGATGGCCAGCGAAGACCGCACCTCGCGCGCGGTGTGGCAGTGGCTCGCCCTGTTCATCGTGCTGATCGGCGCCGAAAGCGCCTTCTGGCGGCTGAGCGGCTGGCTCGGCTGCTTGACCGTGGTGCGCACGGGCGTGGACGTGCGGCTCGACCTGTTCCGCCATCTCTCGGGCCATTCGCTCGAATACTTCTCGCGCCATCTCGCGGGGTCGCTGGGCAACCGCATCACGGTAACGGCCGGCGCCACCGGCGCCATCTTCGGCACGCTCATCTGGAAGATCCTGCCGCCCTGCGTGGACTTTCTGGGCGCCGTGGTGGTGCTGTGCACCATCGACATCCGCATGGCGCTCACGCTGATCGCCTTTGTGGCGGTGGTGGCGGGCTTCATGTATTTCTTCGGGCTGCGCGTGCGGCCCCTGCAGCAGGCGTTTGCAGAAAAGGCGTCGCAGGTCGGCGGCGAGCTGGTGGACGTGGTCTCCAACATCTTCACCGTCATGGCCTTCTCGGCGCGCGAGCGCGAATACCGGCGGCTGCACGAAGCCTTCGGCCTGGAGGCGCAGGCCCAGCGCCGCAGCTGGCTTTTTCTTGAAAAGGCCCGCGCCTTTCACGACCTGTGCATGTGGCTCATGGCGGGCTCGATGCTGATCTGGGCGGTCGAGGCCTGGCGCGCGGGCGAGAACATGGCGGGCGACGTGGTGCTGATCAGTGCGCTGACCTTTCGCATCCTGCACGGCTCGCGCGAGCTTGCGCTGTCGCTGGTCGATGCTTCCCAGCACTTCGGCGTGATTGCCGAAATGCTGCACGTGGTAACGGTGCCGCACGAGGTTTCGGACAAGCCGCATGCGCCGCCCTTCCTGCCCCGCGCCGGCACCAT
Proteins encoded in this region:
- a CDS encoding FAD-dependent oxidoreductase, with the protein product MNTAVPPSQERSEPQPPSAKPLFRSFWMGGFEGADHVNSRGEQVLMNRSNRHWERLEEDYAQLARFGIRTIRESIGWRASAAAGPGAEMARLARTAEAARKFGLQVIWTIHHYGVPDGVDMFSRDFPARLAGFCDQVARALQDSSDGEPLFFQPVNEISFLSWAASSTPLIHPFQAGSPERGYELKCNLARAALQACDALWATCPDARIVHTDPIIHIVPTGDQPEWAEEVRALSAAQYQAWDMLCGRLEPGLGGAPRYLDVLGLNYYHNNQWEHPTNERLHWHLRDARRRDPVAMVAEVCERYGRPVFIAETGHVGDGRAQWIDEVGSLAMRCKTAGVPLQGICLYPLIDRPDWEDARAWHRSGLWDMDERTGARTLHRPSARRLEHWQALLAGTEAPPSSSPSTPGKPMTHLIVFSHLRWNFVYQRPQQLLSRLAHRFPVVFVEEPMPGAAQPVLEMLSPCEGVVVLRPHLTASAPGFHDDHITQLQDLLAEYLGEAAIDDYWLWFYTPMAMPLAAGLSPAGVVYDCMDELSAFRHAPRQLLQRESALLQAADLVFTGGQSLYESKRERHPGVHCFPSSVDAAHFARAPGDHREHEAQAGIGRPRLGYCGVIDERIDLDILAALADANAEWQIVAVGPVVKIDPATLPQRPNIHWLGQRGYGELPALIGGWDVCLMPFALNEATRYISPTKTLEYMAAGRPVVSTPIHDVVGPYAGVVAIADGSTAFVEACEAVLTRAPEEQARRAAACEAIVRATSWDRTADEMASLIEKEDEKKRTRQAPPQAHGTSSNNTLAPLTLAPAANEQADGMADAYATVILGAGPTGLAAALHAGRGSLLVEQNATVGGWCRSVEDKGFTFDYAGHIMFSNDPYVLDLYKRLLGDNVHWQDREAWIYSKSVYTRYPFQSALHGLPPPVLKECLIGAIEARFGSIGKPELRVSPTGPSRAAAPPAALESPAPAVPHAAAPATPPRNFEEFIYKVWGEGVAKHFAIPYNRKLWAVPLSEMETSWLGGRVPLPDLEEMIEGALQPVRKPVGPNARFGYPLRGGFQALMNGFLPLLEGELALGTRVTAVSPSRKTVTFDNGRTVSFNTLISTMPLPRLVEAIGAEAPAFVREAARHLRHVSVRCVNLGVARENITDKHWIYYPEDTVFHRIFVQGNASPHCNAPGGFGLTCEITYSPLKPLPAEGDALVRLCFDDCVRVGLLRPDDQLLAANEVDMPCAYVVYDHARAAHVQAIRNWLAEADILLAGRYSEWEYYNSDHAFVAGRKAAEAALGLNANPAPPAVAVAA
- a CDS encoding ABC transporter ATP-binding protein, whose amino-acid sequence is MGVLQLRPRLRGRAQGGGSGAWPECQPGATGRGGGSLNAAATTGASPLPGRPIAFLWHYVQRRRGAFGALLALIVAAAACSVGVQYGMKLIVDTMASEDRTSRAVWQWLALFIVLIGAESAFWRLSGWLGCLTVVRTGVDVRLDLFRHLSGHSLEYFSRHLAGSLGNRITVTAGATGAIFGTLIWKILPPCVDFLGAVVVLCTIDIRMALTLIAFVAVVAGFMYFFGLRVRPLQQAFAEKASQVGGELVDVVSNIFTVMAFSAREREYRRLHEAFGLEAQAQRRSWLFLEKARAFHDLCMWLMAGSMLIWAVEAWRAGENMAGDVVLISALTFRILHGSRELALSLVDASQHFGVIAEMLHVVTVPHEVSDKPHAPPFLPRAGTIVFDDVGFAYNDERPIFEHLDLVIPAGQRLGVVGPSGAGKSTFIRLIGRIMDPTYGRVMVDGVDISQVRQDSLRDAIGVVPQDVSLFHRSVMENLRYGNPDATNAQVVAAARHALCDDFIRALPHGYDSVVGERGARLSGGQRQRISIARAMLKNAPVLLLDEATSALDSRSEAEIQAALGRLMHGRTVVAVAHRLSTVANFDRIIVLVNGCVVEDGTPDELVALGGVYAELWRLQAEGQETP